The nucleotide sequence TCGGCTATTCCAGCCCTGAATTCCATGGTCAATCCACGATAGAAGGCATCCCGGTTCATCTTCATAACCAAAGGTGATTTCGACGCAAAATTACGGGCATATTTCATAACCTCCCCCTCCAGCTTTTCATGGGGGACTGCGTGATTTATCAAACCGATCTCTGCCGCAGTTTTGGCCGAAATGGTATCTCCGGTAAATGCCAGCTCAAATGCCTTATGTTTACCTACCAGACGGGGTAATAAAATAAGATGCATGGCTGGAACCAGCCCTACGTTAATTTCGGGATAGCCAATAACTGCTCTCTCAGAAGCAACCAGCATATCACATGAAAAAGCAATGGAACAGCCAGCCGCAAGAGTGGGGCCATTAAGAGCAGCGATGATCGGTTTGCCCATTTTGTAAAGAATCTCGGTCATTTCAAGATAAAAGGTCTCTATAAATCTCCTGAATTCCAAAGGAGATTTCCCACGATATGCGACCAGGTCCAGTCCTGCACTAAAAGCAGTACCTGCACCGGTAACAATAATTACCCTCACAGAATCGTCTTTCTGTGCTTTTTCG is from Thermodesulfobacteriota bacterium and encodes:
- a CDS encoding enoyl-CoA hydratase/isomerase family protein, with the protein product MLYQTILYDIVEPGILKITLNRPEVRNAINHQLITDLNAAYEKAQKDDSVRVIIVTGAGTAFSAGLDLVAYRGKSPLEFRRFIETFYLEMTEILYKMGKPIIAALNGPTLAAGCSIAFSCDMLVASERAVIGYPEINVGLVPAMHLILLPRLVGKHKAFELAFTGDTISAKTAAEIGLINHAVPHEKLEGEVMKYARNFASKSPLVMKMNRDAFYRGLTMEFRAGIADAGDALAILASSEDSVEGMTAFKEKRKPVWKGR